One segment of Thermosynechococcus sp. HN-54 DNA contains the following:
- a CDS encoding WecB/TagA/CpsF family glycosyltransferase: MGYPLLMPTIPAKVSVFGFPLHLVDNAPEWLLMQQRDGRGQHVITLNSEMVMLAERSPEFADVLHRADLVIPDGSGVILYLKLHGLSVRRLPGIEFAEALLRLANEAPQPKRVFFYGAAPGVAEKVAERWHRELPNLDIVGVQSGYHDADTEIVLIEMLKETQPHIIFVALGVPRQEYWIDRHRHICPEAIWVGVGGSFDVWAGVKKRAPKLMQKLHLEWLYRLYQEPWRWRRMLALPQFAWKALLSRFYGRQRYSSR, translated from the coding sequence ATGGGTTACCCCCTTTTGATGCCCACCATTCCCGCAAAAGTCTCAGTTTTCGGATTTCCCCTCCATTTGGTGGACAATGCTCCCGAGTGGTTGCTGATGCAACAGCGGGATGGTCGTGGCCAACATGTGATCACTCTCAACTCGGAGATGGTGATGTTGGCGGAGCGCTCACCAGAGTTTGCCGATGTTTTACACCGTGCCGATTTGGTGATTCCCGATGGATCGGGGGTCATTCTCTACCTCAAGTTACATGGCCTCTCTGTGCGCCGTCTGCCGGGGATTGAATTTGCCGAAGCTCTCCTGCGACTTGCCAATGAGGCGCCCCAGCCGAAGCGGGTCTTTTTCTATGGGGCAGCACCGGGGGTGGCAGAAAAAGTGGCTGAACGCTGGCATCGAGAGTTGCCCAACCTAGACATTGTTGGCGTACAGTCAGGCTACCACGATGCCGATACGGAAATTGTCCTCATTGAGATGTTGAAAGAAACACAACCCCACATTATCTTTGTGGCTTTGGGGGTACCCCGGCAGGAATACTGGATCGATCGCCATCGCCACATTTGTCCAGAAGCAATTTGGGTGGGCGTGGGCGGTAGCTTTGACGTTTGGGCGGGGGTGAAAAAACGAGCACCCAAGCTCATGCAAAAACTCCATCTGGAGTGGCTCTACCGTCTTTATCAGGAACCGTGGCGTTGGCGGCGCATGTTGGCTCTCCCTCAATTTGCATGGAAAGCTCTCCTGAGTCGTTTCTATGGACGGCAGCGTTACTCTTCCCGATGA
- the rfbB gene encoding dTDP-glucose 4,6-dehydratase: MIKFLVTGGGGFIGANFVRLALTEGWGAVLNLDKVTYACHPGTLAMLEQLPNYQVVKGDVGDRPLVQELLQTFQPDAVIHFAAESHVDRSINTPQDFIQTNVVGTANLLEEVKSYWQQLPTGAQAQFRFVHISTDEVYGSLGPEDPPFREDTPYAPNSPYAASKAASDHLVRAYHHTYGLPTLTTNCSNNYGPYQFPEKLIPLMICQALAGQPLPIYGDGQNVRDWLYVEDHCRAVYTVWQKGQVGETYNIGGNCEKPNLEVVQILCDLLQTLVPRSDLNYRSLITFVSDRPGHDRRYAIDARKIQQELGWQPQETFSSGLEKTVQWYLAHQDWVQAARTADYSAWLATNYGSLLTPCP, translated from the coding sequence ATGATCAAGTTTTTAGTAACTGGTGGGGGGGGGTTTATTGGCGCCAATTTTGTGCGATTAGCCCTTACGGAAGGCTGGGGAGCGGTACTCAACCTTGATAAAGTGACCTATGCCTGTCACCCCGGCACCTTGGCCATGCTCGAGCAATTGCCCAATTATCAAGTTGTGAAGGGAGATGTGGGCGATCGCCCCCTTGTCCAAGAGCTATTGCAAACCTTTCAGCCCGATGCTGTGATTCACTTTGCTGCCGAAAGCCATGTCGATCGCTCCATCAATACTCCCCAAGACTTTATTCAAACCAATGTTGTCGGTACAGCCAATCTCCTAGAAGAGGTCAAAAGCTACTGGCAACAGTTACCCACTGGGGCACAAGCGCAGTTTCGCTTTGTTCATATCTCCACTGATGAAGTCTATGGCAGTCTTGGCCCTGAGGATCCGCCCTTCCGGGAAGACACCCCCTATGCCCCCAACAGTCCCTATGCCGCCTCAAAGGCCGCCTCAGATCACCTTGTGCGTGCCTACCACCACACCTACGGCCTACCCACCCTGACAACCAATTGCTCCAACAACTATGGCCCCTACCAGTTTCCTGAAAAACTGATTCCCCTGATGATCTGCCAAGCCTTGGCGGGACAACCGCTACCGATATATGGGGATGGGCAAAATGTACGGGATTGGCTCTACGTTGAAGATCACTGCCGCGCGGTTTATACCGTCTGGCAAAAGGGCCAAGTGGGGGAAACCTACAATATTGGTGGCAACTGCGAAAAGCCGAACCTTGAAGTGGTGCAAATCCTCTGTGATCTGCTGCAAACCCTTGTGCCCCGGTCTGATTTGAATTACCGCAGCTTGATTACCTTTGTCAGCGATCGCCCCGGCCACGATCGCCGCTACGCCATTGATGCCCGTAAAATTCAGCAGGAACTGGGGTGGCAGCCCCAAGAAACCTTCAGCAGTGGCCTCGAAAAAACGGTGCAGTGGTACCTTGCTCATCAAGATTGGGTGCAAGCAGCCCGCACCGCCGACTACAGTGCTTGGTTAGCAACCAACTATGGCAGTCTCTTAACCCCTTGCCCATGA
- the ndhM gene encoding photosynthetic/respiratory NAD(P)H-quinone oxidoreductase subunit M, whose product MLLKSTTRHVHIYAAHVVDGEVHPDTETLTLNVDPDNELEWNEAALAKVEAKFQELVANAAGEDLTEYNLRRIGSDLEHFIRSLLMQGEIGYNLNSRVRNYSLGIPRVNHS is encoded by the coding sequence ATGCTACTGAAGTCCACGACACGCCACGTTCACATCTATGCCGCTCATGTGGTTGATGGTGAAGTTCATCCTGATACAGAAACGCTGACGCTAAATGTGGATCCCGATAACGAGTTGGAGTGGAATGAGGCTGCCCTAGCGAAGGTGGAAGCCAAATTTCAGGAGCTGGTGGCGAATGCCGCAGGGGAAGACTTGACGGAATACAATTTGCGGCGGATTGGCTCGGACTTGGAGCACTTTATTCGCTCGTTACTGATGCAAGGGGAAATTGGTTACAACCTCAATAGCCGTGTGCGCAACTACAGTCTGGGGATTCCCCGTGTGAATCACTCCTAG
- a CDS encoding ABC transporter permease yields MANLSPLPTLNFLLPEVRRSLWRGGWLNGAAVIAVAVTLFIFGWGWQISHILGASVESLGNRLEITAYVSPTLPAAKVASLKEQLAALPEVADFTWIDRDRAWAELQADLGLKSEQGGLDLFDTNPLSDEIKIRAQSLDQVAPLASQIAQKEGIESVQYLERALTGLQSVQQVVRGVTFILVLLLSLTVVALVSAILRLIILVRQPEIEIMTLVGATQTWIYTPLFIQAASLGGGGGLLAWMVGWGSSQQLQQWLAQQPSFRALASNVSLEWSAGLGVFLLLIGVILGLVSTRLALQTTSQR; encoded by the coding sequence ATGGCAAACTTGAGTCCCTTACCCACCCTTAACTTTTTGCTTCCAGAAGTGCGCCGCAGTCTCTGGCGCGGTGGTTGGCTCAATGGCGCAGCCGTCATTGCTGTGGCCGTGACGCTCTTTATTTTTGGTTGGGGCTGGCAAATTTCGCACATTTTAGGCGCTAGTGTCGAGTCCTTGGGCAATCGCCTAGAAATTACGGCCTATGTCTCGCCTACTCTTCCCGCAGCCAAAGTGGCCAGCCTCAAGGAGCAGTTAGCAGCATTACCGGAGGTAGCCGACTTCACTTGGATTGATCGCGATCGCGCTTGGGCAGAATTGCAAGCTGATTTAGGCCTCAAAAGCGAACAGGGTGGCTTAGACCTCTTTGACACCAATCCCCTCAGCGATGAAATCAAGATCCGCGCCCAAAGCCTTGATCAGGTGGCTCCCCTAGCTAGCCAAATCGCCCAAAAAGAGGGCATTGAGTCCGTGCAGTACCTCGAACGGGCATTAACGGGTCTGCAAAGTGTGCAGCAGGTGGTGCGGGGAGTCACGTTCATTTTGGTGCTGCTCCTGAGTTTAACGGTCGTTGCTTTGGTGAGCGCTATTTTGCGGTTGATTATCCTTGTGCGCCAACCTGAAATTGAGATCATGACTCTCGTGGGCGCCACCCAAACATGGATTTATACGCCCCTATTTATTCAAGCCGCTAGCCTAGGGGGTGGGGGCGGTTTACTGGCATGGATGGTCGGCTGGGGTAGCAGTCAACAACTTCAGCAGTGGTTAGCCCAACAGCCTAGCTTTCGTGCCCTTGCCAGTAATGTTTCCCTTGAATGGTCAGCGGGCTTGGGGGTCTTCCTGCTCCTCATCGGTGTGATTTTGGGACTTGTGAGTACCCGATTGGCACTGCAAACGACATCTCAGCGGTAG
- a CDS encoding cation:proton antiporter — MPLITSLFQPVLADVAAESVNLAEAGPLILAAVLLSLVVIYFASKVGGEICARINFPPVLGELVGGVVVGISVLHLLVFSEGGPTEPSVLTTFIQQTAGMDGSVASVVANTASEVISVLSEIGVMILLFEIGLESDLEGLLKVGPQAAVVAVVGVVAPFVAGTFGLVTLFHVDLVPAIFAGAALTATSIGITAKVLAEIQRLTSPEGQIIIGAAVLDDILGIIVLAVVASLAKTGTVEISNVIYLIISSVVFLVGSVVVGRLLSPFFLGMVDRLTTRGNLLIPSLIFAFVLGYVAVILQLEAILGAFTAGLVLGETEKRRELEEQILPIADMLVPVFFVCVGARTDISVLNPLEPANRAGLIIASFLVVVAIVGKVVTGATVFGQPGINRWAIGIGMVPRGEVGLIFAAVGSASGVLSKALDAGIIVMVIVTTFVAPPLLRLVFKPEAEAAEALPTSDVAVESPPEG; from the coding sequence ATGCCCTTGATAACGTCACTTTTTCAACCTGTTCTTGCTGATGTTGCAGCAGAATCAGTGAACTTGGCGGAAGCAGGTCCATTGATCTTGGCGGCTGTTCTGCTAAGTCTAGTGGTGATCTACTTTGCCAGCAAAGTCGGCGGTGAAATTTGTGCCCGCATTAACTTTCCACCGGTACTGGGCGAACTGGTAGGAGGTGTGGTTGTTGGTATTTCCGTCTTGCACCTGTTGGTTTTTTCCGAAGGGGGGCCAACGGAACCCTCTGTCCTGACCACCTTTATTCAACAGACGGCAGGTATGGATGGCAGCGTGGCTTCCGTGGTTGCCAATACTGCCAGCGAAGTCATTTCGGTACTCTCGGAAATTGGCGTCATGATCCTGCTCTTTGAGATTGGATTGGAATCGGATTTAGAGGGCTTGCTCAAGGTGGGTCCCCAAGCGGCTGTCGTCGCCGTGGTGGGGGTGGTGGCTCCCTTTGTTGCGGGAACTTTCGGCCTCGTAACGCTCTTTCATGTGGACTTGGTACCCGCTATCTTTGCGGGGGCAGCTCTGACGGCAACCAGTATTGGGATCACGGCCAAAGTCCTTGCGGAAATTCAACGCCTCACTTCCCCAGAAGGTCAAATCATCATTGGGGCAGCAGTTCTCGATGACATTCTCGGCATTATTGTGCTGGCAGTGGTGGCCAGTCTAGCCAAAACGGGCACGGTCGAGATCAGCAATGTGATCTATTTGATCATTAGCTCTGTAGTCTTTTTGGTGGGGTCTGTCGTCGTGGGGCGGCTACTGAGTCCCTTCTTTTTGGGGATGGTCGATCGCCTGACGACCCGCGGTAACTTGCTGATTCCCTCCCTAATCTTTGCTTTTGTCCTTGGTTATGTGGCTGTGATCCTGCAACTGGAAGCGATTCTCGGTGCTTTTACTGCTGGCTTGGTCTTGGGAGAAACAGAGAAGCGGCGGGAGCTGGAGGAGCAGATTTTACCCATTGCCGATATGCTGGTGCCGGTGTTCTTTGTCTGTGTCGGCGCACGCACTGATATTAGTGTCCTCAATCCCTTAGAACCGGCCAATCGTGCGGGTCTGATTATTGCTTCGTTCCTTGTAGTTGTGGCCATTGTTGGTAAGGTGGTAACAGGGGCAACCGTCTTTGGTCAGCCGGGAATTAACCGTTGGGCCATTGGTATTGGTATGGTGCCTCGCGGTGAAGTAGGGTTGATTTTTGCGGCTGTCGGGTCGGCCAGTGGTGTGCTCTCGAAGGCCCTAGATGCCGGCATTATCGTGATGGTGATTGTGACCACGTTCGTTGCACCACCCCTGCTGCGTTTGGTCTTTAAGCCAGAAGCAGAGGCCGCAGAGGCGTTACCCACCTCAGACGTTGCAGTGGAGTCTCCCCCAGAAGGATAG
- the ftsE gene encoding cell division ATP-binding protein FtsE, producing MTAVTPVAPDRELISDGSVVAELCQVTKSFGGALPCLHRVSLQLRRGDFYFLTGASGSGKSTLLKLLCGQLRPDQGTVRLFGQDVNPQQNRQMAQLRRRLGVIFQDFKLLGDRSVAENVAFALLVRGTPKREIQQRVQTALKLVGLSHKANANPQSLSGGEQQRVSIARAIVGGPELLLADEPTGNLDPQTSQQILALLHRLHQHGLTVLFTTHDLALTRLVPHRILHLHHGKLESLTHP from the coding sequence ATGACGGCCGTAACCCCAGTGGCACCCGACCGTGAATTGATCTCTGACGGGTCTGTAGTTGCGGAACTGTGCCAAGTCACCAAGTCTTTTGGCGGAGCTTTGCCCTGTTTGCATCGGGTGAGCTTGCAACTGCGACGCGGAGACTTTTATTTTCTCACTGGCGCCTCAGGCTCAGGTAAATCGACCCTCTTAAAACTACTCTGTGGTCAGCTTCGTCCGGATCAGGGCACAGTTCGTCTGTTTGGTCAAGACGTGAATCCTCAACAGAACCGGCAGATGGCACAGTTGCGGCGGCGGCTAGGGGTGATTTTTCAGGATTTTAAGCTGCTTGGCGATCGCTCCGTGGCGGAGAATGTTGCCTTTGCTCTTTTAGTCCGCGGTACCCCAAAACGGGAAATTCAGCAGCGGGTACAAACGGCGCTCAAACTGGTGGGCCTGAGCCACAAAGCCAATGCCAATCCCCAATCTCTATCGGGGGGAGAGCAGCAGCGGGTGAGTATTGCGCGGGCGATTGTCGGTGGACCTGAGCTATTGCTGGCGGATGAACCCACGGGTAATCTGGATCCCCAAACCAGCCAGCAAATTCTTGCCCTGCTCCATCGCCTTCATCAACATGGGCTAACGGTTCTCTTTACTACCCATGACCTCGCCTTGACTCGCTTAGTTCCCCATCGGATTCTCCATTTGCACCATGGCAAACTTGAGTCCCTTACCCACCCTTAA
- the trmFO gene encoding FADH(2)-oxidizing methylenetetrahydrofolate--tRNA-(uracil(54)-C(5))-methyltransferase TrmFO produces the protein MEPITVIGGGLAGTEAAWQIARAGLPVVLYEMRPQVASPAHHTAELAELVCSNSFGAKASDRATGLLHYELRALGSLIIATADRHQVPAGGALAVDRAQFSRELTATLESHPLVTLRREELPRLPESGIVVLATGPLTSEALSADLQRFTGLDYLSFFDAASPIVIGESINREVAFLASRYDRGEAAYLNCPFTAEEYQRFWQALCEAEQAPLKDFERENAQFFEACLPVEELARRGVDTLRFGPLKPVGLRDPHTGERPYAVAQLRQEDHHGQLWNLVGFQTNLRWGEQQRVFRMIPGLEQAEFVRMGVMHRNTFLNAPKLLTPSLQFRDRPTLLAAGQITGTEGYTAAAAGGWLAGTNAARLARGLAPLVLPPTTMAGALFHYISTADSKTFQPMPPNFGILPPLEQKVRQKALRYAAYRDRALRDLSTWATALSLPLQPLRLDGCDPAAVEAGA, from the coding sequence ATGGAACCGATTACGGTCATTGGCGGTGGTTTAGCCGGTACCGAAGCGGCTTGGCAAATTGCCCGTGCGGGTCTGCCGGTGGTGCTGTATGAAATGCGCCCCCAAGTGGCCAGTCCAGCTCACCATACGGCGGAGTTGGCAGAGTTGGTGTGCAGTAATTCCTTTGGTGCCAAGGCCAGCGATCGCGCCACGGGGTTATTACACTATGAACTACGTGCCCTCGGGTCGTTGATTATTGCCACTGCCGATCGCCATCAAGTGCCCGCCGGGGGTGCTCTAGCGGTGGATCGCGCCCAATTTAGCCGTGAGTTGACTGCAACCCTCGAAAGCCATCCCCTTGTGACATTGCGGCGCGAAGAACTACCCCGCCTCCCAGAAAGCGGGATTGTAGTGTTGGCCACGGGGCCACTCACCAGTGAGGCTCTGAGTGCGGATCTCCAACGCTTTACCGGACTGGACTACCTCAGCTTTTTTGATGCCGCCAGCCCAATTGTGATTGGGGAGTCCATTAACCGTGAGGTGGCCTTTTTGGCCTCCCGCTACGACCGAGGGGAAGCGGCCTATCTCAACTGTCCCTTCACTGCTGAAGAATATCAGCGCTTTTGGCAGGCGCTCTGTGAAGCCGAGCAGGCACCCTTGAAGGACTTTGAGCGCGAGAATGCTCAATTTTTTGAGGCTTGCTTACCCGTAGAGGAGTTGGCGCGGCGAGGGGTGGATACGCTGCGGTTTGGGCCTTTGAAGCCTGTGGGCTTGCGAGATCCCCATACGGGAGAGCGTCCCTATGCGGTGGCACAACTGCGCCAAGAGGATCACCACGGTCAGCTGTGGAACTTGGTCGGTTTTCAAACCAATCTGCGCTGGGGCGAGCAGCAGCGGGTCTTTCGGATGATTCCGGGTTTGGAGCAGGCGGAATTTGTGCGCATGGGGGTGATGCACCGCAATACCTTCCTAAATGCGCCGAAGTTGCTGACCCCGAGTCTCCAGTTTCGCGATCGCCCCACCCTCTTGGCGGCAGGTCAAATTACGGGCACTGAAGGTTATACGGCGGCGGCAGCGGGGGGCTGGCTAGCAGGAACAAATGCGGCTCGCTTGGCACGGGGTCTGGCGCCTCTTGTCTTGCCACCGACAACCATGGCTGGTGCGCTGTTCCACTACATCAGTACCGCTGACAGCAAAACCTTTCAGCCAATGCCGCCTAACTTTGGCATTTTGCCACCCTTAGAACAAAAAGTTCGCCAAAAGGCCTTGCGCTATGCCGCCTATCGCGATCGCGCCCTTAGAGATTTAAGCACTTGGGCAACAGCGCTGTCGCTGCCCCTACAGCCTCTAAGGTTAGATGGGTGCGATCCTGCTGCCGTTGAAGCTGGAGCCTAA
- the psbD gene encoding photosystem II D2 protein (photosystem q(a) protein) has product MTIAIGRAPAERGWFDILDDWLKRDRFVFVGWSGILLFPCAYLALGGWLTGTTFVTSWYTHGLASSYLEGCNFLTVAVSTPANSMGHSLLLLWGPEAQGDFTRWCQLGGLWTFIALHGAFGLIGFMLRQFEIARLVGIRPYNAIAFSAPIAVFVSVFLIYPLGQSSWFFAPSFGVAAIFRFLLFFQGFHNWTLNPFHMMGVAGVLGGALLCAIHGATVENTLFQDGESASTFRAFSPTQSEETYSMVTANRFWSQIFGIAFSNKRWLHFFMLFVPVTGLWMSAIGIVGLALNLRSYDFISQEIRAAEDPEFETFYTKNLLLNEGIRAWMAPQDQPHENFVFPEEVLPRGNAL; this is encoded by the coding sequence ATGACAATCGCGATTGGACGAGCGCCAGCAGAACGGGGATGGTTTGACATCCTTGACGACTGGCTCAAACGTGACAGATTTGTCTTTGTCGGCTGGTCAGGCATCCTGCTTTTCCCCTGTGCCTACCTTGCCCTCGGTGGCTGGCTGACCGGTACCACCTTTGTTACCTCTTGGTACACCCACGGCCTTGCTTCCAGCTACCTCGAAGGCTGCAACTTCCTCACCGTTGCCGTTTCCACCCCGGCCAACAGCATGGGGCACTCCCTCCTTCTCCTCTGGGGGCCCGAAGCCCAAGGGGACTTCACCCGCTGGTGCCAACTGGGGGGTCTGTGGACCTTTATCGCCCTCCACGGCGCCTTTGGCCTCATTGGCTTCATGCTGCGGCAGTTTGAAATTGCTCGCTTGGTGGGCATCCGTCCCTACAACGCCATTGCCTTCAGTGCCCCCATTGCTGTCTTTGTCAGCGTCTTCTTGATTTACCCCTTGGGGCAATCCAGTTGGTTCTTTGCCCCCAGCTTTGGCGTGGCCGCCATCTTCCGCTTCCTCCTGTTCTTCCAAGGGTTCCACAACTGGACCTTGAATCCCTTTCACATGATGGGGGTGGCCGGTGTGCTCGGTGGTGCCCTGTTGTGTGCCATCCATGGTGCCACCGTGGAAAACACCCTCTTCCAAGATGGGGAATCGGCGAGCACCTTCCGTGCCTTTAGTCCCACCCAATCGGAAGAGACCTACTCGATGGTGACGGCGAACCGGTTTTGGAGCCAAATTTTTGGGATTGCCTTCTCGAACAAGCGCTGGTTGCACTTTTTCATGTTGTTTGTGCCCGTGACGGGGCTGTGGATGAGTGCGATTGGCATCGTGGGTCTGGCGTTGAACCTGCGGTCCTATGACTTTATTTCGCAGGAGATTCGAGCAGCGGAAGACCCTGAGTTTGAGACGTTCTACACGAAGAACCTGCTCTTGAACGAGGGCATTCGCGCTTGGATGGCGCCCCAAGACCAACCCCATGAAAACTTTGTCTTCCCAGAAGAGGTACTCCCCCGTGGTAACGCTCTGTAG
- the tsaE gene encoding tRNA (adenosine(37)-N6)-threonylcarbamoyltransferase complex ATPase subunit type 1 TsaE, giving the protein MTNLNLSLAELQALGRQWGTWLPPGTVLLLTGDLGAGKTTFVQALGEGLGIADVIQSPTFTLIQEYPEGRVPLYHFDLYRLTPAEVAELAPERYWLGEEIDLGIVAIEWPDRLPTLPLDYLRLQLQRQQDRTHLTLEAVGAATALLPKCLNL; this is encoded by the coding sequence ATGACGAACCTCAACCTAAGCTTGGCAGAACTGCAAGCCTTGGGGCGCCAGTGGGGAACATGGCTGCCGCCGGGGACGGTGCTCTTGTTAACGGGAGATCTAGGGGCAGGGAAAACCACGTTTGTGCAAGCCTTGGGGGAGGGATTGGGTATTGCGGATGTCATTCAAAGCCCCACCTTCACCCTGATTCAGGAATACCCTGAAGGGCGTGTGCCCCTCTATCACTTTGATCTCTATCGCCTTACCCCCGCTGAGGTGGCGGAACTGGCCCCGGAACGCTATTGGCTTGGGGAAGAAATTGATCTAGGGATTGTTGCCATTGAGTGGCCCGATCGCTTGCCAACATTGCCCCTAGACTATCTTAGGCTCCAGCTTCAACGGCAGCAGGATCGCACCCATCTAACCTTAGAGGCTGTAGGGGCAGCGACAGCGCTGTTGCCCAAGTGCTTAAATCTCTAA
- the bchM gene encoding magnesium protoporphyrin IX methyltransferase, whose protein sequence is MTESTADEKAIVQNYFNTTGFDRWRRIYGTEQVSKVQADIRIGHQQTIDTVLAWLKADDSLKGKLICDAGCGVGSLSIPLAKLGARVYASDISEKMVAEARDRAAAQLNGHHELILSVSDLEALRGQYHTVICLDVLIHYPDSQMAGMLAHLSSLAMERLILSFAPKTPKYMLLKKIGEFFPGSSKATRAYLHSEEFIVGILRDLGWRIERNAMTKTRFYFSRLLEAVRA, encoded by the coding sequence ATGACAGAATCTACGGCTGACGAGAAAGCAATTGTTCAAAACTACTTCAACACGACCGGGTTCGATCGCTGGCGGCGCATCTATGGCACCGAACAGGTGAGTAAGGTGCAAGCGGATATCCGCATCGGACACCAGCAAACAATTGATACGGTGCTGGCATGGCTGAAGGCCGATGACTCCCTCAAGGGTAAACTGATTTGTGATGCGGGCTGTGGTGTCGGCAGTCTAAGTATTCCCCTTGCCAAGCTAGGAGCACGGGTCTATGCCAGTGACATTTCCGAGAAGATGGTGGCAGAAGCTCGCGATCGCGCCGCTGCTCAGTTGAATGGCCACCATGAATTGATCCTGAGTGTCAGTGATCTAGAAGCGTTGCGGGGACAATATCACACCGTCATCTGCCTTGATGTCCTCATCCACTATCCCGACAGCCAAATGGCAGGGATGCTAGCCCACTTGAGTTCCTTGGCCATGGAGCGGCTCATTCTCAGCTTTGCCCCCAAAACACCAAAATATATGCTGCTTAAGAAGATTGGTGAATTCTTCCCTGGCTCCAGCAAGGCCACCCGTGCCTATCTCCACAGCGAGGAATTTATTGTCGGCATTTTGCGGGACTTGGGTTGGCGGATTGAGCGCAATGCGATGACGAAAACCCGTTTTTACTTTTCGCGACTTCTAGAGGCAGTACGAGCCTAA
- the rfbC gene encoding dTDP-4-dehydrorhamnose 3,5-epimerase — MLKVQPLAIADVLLLEPPVFRDQRGFFLESFNQRAFMAATGLDVTFVQDNHSASQQGVLRGLHYQYQHPQGKLIRVIEGEIFDVAVDLRRSSPTCGQWVGAWLSADTFQQLWIPPGFAHGFWVQSATAQVLYKTTDYYNPGDEYTLLWNDPTVGIQWPIAREPLLSAKDQQGKSFNELPLFA; from the coding sequence ATGCTCAAGGTGCAACCGCTCGCGATCGCTGACGTTCTGCTGTTGGAACCCCCTGTCTTTCGCGATCAGCGGGGCTTTTTCCTAGAAAGCTTTAATCAACGGGCTTTTATGGCCGCCACAGGCTTAGACGTGACTTTTGTCCAAGACAATCACTCTGCCTCACAACAGGGCGTACTACGGGGCTTGCACTACCAGTACCAACACCCCCAAGGCAAACTCATTCGCGTGATTGAGGGGGAAATTTTCGATGTTGCAGTCGATTTGCGGCGTTCCTCGCCCACCTGTGGCCAATGGGTAGGGGCTTGGCTCAGTGCAGACACGTTCCAGCAACTGTGGATTCCCCCTGGCTTTGCCCACGGCTTCTGGGTGCAATCAGCCACCGCCCAAGTGCTCTACAAAACAACGGACTACTACAATCCGGGGGATGAATATACGCTGCTGTGGAATGATCCAACTGTCGGCATTCAATGGCCGATCGCTAGGGAACCCCTCCTTTCTGCCAAGGATCAGCAGGGCAAATCTTTTAACGAACTTCCCCTATTTGCTTGA
- the rfbA gene encoding glucose-1-phosphate thymidylyltransferase RfbA — protein sequence MKGIILAGGSGTRLYPLTQVISKQLMPIYDKPMIYYPLSILMLAGIREILIISTPEHLYLFEKLLGDGHQWGLSLSYCVQPQPNGLAEAFILGREFLQGEPVCLTLGDNLLYGHDLSQKLQRAAQLTQGAMIFGYRVANPQQYGVIEFDASGRVLSIEEKPAVPKSNYAVPGVYFYDHQVCDLAAQLQPSARGELEITDLNRLYLEKGQLRVELLGRGYAWLDTGTHDLLQQASSFIRTLEERQGVKIACLEEIALYQGYITPEQLYELAQPLRKSSYGQYLLQVWAEVTGGIHAQGATARDR from the coding sequence ATGAAAGGAATTATTCTAGCCGGCGGGTCAGGGACGCGTCTCTATCCTCTGACGCAGGTGATCAGTAAACAACTGATGCCCATCTATGACAAACCCATGATTTACTATCCCCTCTCAATCTTGATGCTGGCGGGGATTCGGGAGATTCTCATTATTTCCACCCCAGAGCACCTCTATCTTTTTGAAAAGCTTCTGGGGGATGGTCATCAGTGGGGTTTATCCCTCAGCTATTGTGTGCAGCCTCAGCCCAATGGTCTAGCGGAAGCTTTTATTCTAGGGCGCGAATTTTTGCAGGGGGAACCCGTGTGCCTTACCCTTGGCGATAATCTTCTCTACGGCCATGATCTTTCGCAGAAGTTACAACGAGCCGCTCAACTCACCCAAGGGGCAATGATCTTTGGCTATCGGGTGGCCAATCCCCAGCAGTACGGTGTGATTGAGTTTGATGCCAGCGGTCGTGTTCTCAGCATTGAGGAAAAACCAGCCGTGCCCAAGTCCAACTATGCGGTGCCGGGCGTTTATTTCTATGACCATCAAGTGTGCGATCTCGCGGCTCAGCTGCAACCGTCAGCGCGAGGAGAACTGGAAATTACAGATCTCAACCGCCTCTACCTCGAAAAGGGACAACTGCGGGTGGAATTGCTTGGCCGCGGCTATGCATGGCTAGATACGGGTACCCATGATCTGCTGCAACAGGCCAGTAGCTTCATTCGCACCCTAGAGGAACGGCAGGGGGTGAAAATTGCCTGCTTAGAGGAAATTGCTTTGTATCAGGGCTACATTACCCCAGAGCAACTTTATGAACTCGCCCAACCCCTGCGCAAAAGTAGCTATGGCCAATATCTCTTGCAGGTGTGGGCAGAAGTGACAGGAGGAATTCATGCTCAAGGTGCAACCGCTCGCGATCGCTGA